One region of Pseudoalteromonas luteoviolacea genomic DNA includes:
- a CDS encoding toxin VasX, producing the protein MTSTAPTSVNEQGAYRELVFEGYASDSEQVSLMIKDYSEDQAKTGFYKIPLGFANTTQNNNNADVELVYIYPLCECTPDGAAERKLTNLRPGYLYIYVDGHLWRELEVTEHEEEDISYFKDVNLAYQKGPQAWRIDEHGQVGERVATGEQLKQVLVPNKLYGQPCRVEIAFSETQWCWRQIEAFGGMSENDPRLNYGPSVKPGTNDDAASERRSQRMQVLDKLGNYAQGYSNDEAPQHIPLPRMPKNGLHRPVLKDPIGVARYLAAEIVSERKNIQQLSMESIKGAPLTTDDFEDFAPEQKNISKHVLATTIQSQFFAFPNTTQQKVDLGMSVSEHEQDMAQNYKSWVRAGFSKYEFRRYLKTEQALTSARAINVQKSFGFDHITREEEPMSFYQAVKDYGYYEDVRRNFVYELISDVTAPYTDLTKTLIESFLVHDSDFTAAKQIDDEDMGQELMLKVLGTHPLDTENAANSLKLTALMYPKKTGTALSDYECARRESSDPFDTVFSVELQQQIQQDIDEGLMSGEQREFWRRASQMIWGVLAISFSVPTSYYAMGGAGADIKASAKNRNELEQQLKDQTQELEREINSLEQNIASKNKQISEQERVRAQVYAEMKKVAGADPKAVESQNEFLKQQIQARIEELEAHKRNHARAKSQLIKSRQGLKNLEAHFEYFTTMQFHTIEKPMSLYDRFQHLASVLTGDLLEEVDIDVNDYYNGKLPDGKLPLNFQDKAKRAQVQLEKLARATEEFDDEYHKSNQSVAEADLVIDDQHTVKSRLDHIITLDGSLDEVLRLIDKNQVEARVGIKRLQKTMLMIDENAISDLHLKKKSQEGLLKNKKASELKGLWNIEGLEHENAALNQMASKRINPEAFNRALNGTLAFVSIFEVVNAFKVLTDKNASGLSTTSAVLDLLDVSLNVGLNILERRAGLPSPKQCYALLRNKPVPPSALSKRFWWMSQMTAKAVFVLSANVATFLAGAVSTYVSFYEMSKAMRRGDNAQFIGHGLMMLGFAGMTTSAALGIGVLTIKALQTAAIAACISGLAIFGLVLLLIGAGVVWVFAEKPIEGWLEACHWGNGRTRFKDDESNDSTARASQWKDKPELALLDLYSALYGPKLEIANDPRMQYVRYKFYAPMVHPINGARVKLMWRRTTGPDKEFKVLTYHQLSKLMSKITLFPARKGWHFDVSYHRLRQVLGLPYNSSIELKGEYKVYPQGEGAKLVKGTETEFMLPSYVKRQAESFWESFFGEGEYEQTQGGMYLQEVFLRPSNPR; encoded by the coding sequence ATGACAAGTACAGCTCCCACTAGCGTCAATGAGCAAGGCGCTTATCGCGAATTGGTGTTTGAAGGCTATGCCAGTGACTCAGAGCAAGTCTCATTGATGATCAAAGATTACAGCGAAGATCAGGCCAAAACCGGTTTTTATAAAATTCCACTGGGCTTTGCCAACACCACACAAAATAATAACAACGCCGATGTTGAGCTGGTGTACATTTACCCCTTGTGTGAGTGCACGCCAGATGGCGCCGCTGAGCGCAAACTAACGAACTTAAGACCCGGATATTTATACATTTATGTGGACGGTCACTTATGGCGCGAGCTGGAAGTCACAGAGCACGAAGAAGAAGACATTTCTTATTTTAAAGATGTGAACCTCGCGTACCAAAAAGGCCCGCAAGCGTGGCGCATTGATGAGCATGGTCAAGTTGGTGAGCGCGTGGCAACGGGTGAGCAGCTTAAGCAAGTTTTGGTGCCCAATAAATTGTATGGTCAGCCATGCCGAGTAGAAATTGCATTCAGTGAAACTCAGTGGTGCTGGCGGCAAATTGAAGCCTTTGGTGGCATGAGCGAAAACGATCCGCGCTTAAACTATGGACCAAGCGTAAAGCCGGGCACCAATGATGACGCCGCCAGCGAGCGCCGTAGCCAACGTATGCAAGTGCTTGATAAATTAGGTAACTATGCACAAGGCTACAGCAATGATGAGGCGCCACAGCACATCCCACTACCGCGTATGCCAAAAAATGGCCTGCACCGCCCAGTATTAAAAGACCCAATAGGCGTGGCCCGTTACCTTGCCGCTGAAATCGTCTCAGAGCGTAAAAACATCCAGCAATTGTCGATGGAGTCTATCAAAGGTGCGCCCCTCACCACCGATGATTTTGAAGACTTTGCACCAGAGCAAAAAAACATTTCTAAACATGTGCTGGCGACCACCATTCAGTCGCAGTTTTTTGCGTTTCCCAATACCACCCAGCAAAAAGTGGACCTTGGCATGTCGGTCTCTGAGCATGAGCAAGACATGGCACAAAACTACAAAAGTTGGGTGCGCGCTGGTTTTTCAAAGTATGAGTTTAGACGCTACTTAAAGACCGAACAGGCACTGACCTCTGCCCGCGCCATCAATGTGCAGAAGTCATTTGGCTTTGACCATATCACCCGCGAAGAAGAACCAATGAGTTTTTACCAAGCGGTGAAGGACTATGGCTATTACGAAGATGTAAGACGCAACTTTGTATATGAGCTGATAAGCGATGTCACCGCGCCTTACACTGATCTCACCAAAACCTTAATTGAAAGCTTTTTAGTACATGACTCAGATTTTACGGCTGCCAAGCAAATCGACGATGAGGACATGGGCCAAGAGCTGATGTTAAAAGTACTAGGCACGCATCCCCTAGATACTGAAAACGCAGCCAACAGTTTAAAGCTGACCGCGCTGATGTACCCGAAAAAGACCGGCACTGCATTGAGCGATTATGAGTGCGCACGCAGAGAAAGCAGTGACCCATTTGATACGGTTTTTTCAGTTGAATTACAGCAACAAATTCAGCAAGACATAGACGAAGGCTTAATGTCTGGCGAGCAGCGCGAATTTTGGCGCCGTGCCTCGCAAATGATTTGGGGGGTGCTGGCGATTAGTTTTTCAGTTCCCACTAGTTACTATGCAATGGGAGGCGCTGGTGCGGATATAAAAGCCAGTGCTAAAAATCGTAATGAGTTAGAGCAGCAGCTAAAAGACCAAACGCAGGAGCTGGAGCGTGAAATAAACAGCTTGGAGCAAAATATTGCCAGTAAAAACAAGCAAATTAGCGAGCAAGAGAGGGTGCGAGCTCAAGTCTATGCGGAGATGAAAAAAGTAGCAGGGGCTGACCCCAAAGCCGTCGAGTCTCAAAATGAGTTTTTAAAGCAGCAAATACAAGCTCGTATTGAAGAGCTTGAAGCCCATAAGCGCAATCATGCACGGGCGAAATCACAATTAATTAAATCTCGTCAAGGTCTTAAAAATCTAGAGGCGCATTTCGAGTACTTTACCACAATGCAGTTTCATACTATCGAAAAGCCCATGAGCTTATATGACAGGTTTCAGCATTTGGCCAGTGTGCTCACAGGAGATTTACTGGAAGAAGTTGATATTGACGTTAATGACTATTACAACGGAAAGTTACCAGACGGTAAGTTACCGCTTAATTTTCAAGACAAAGCAAAACGGGCACAAGTGCAGCTAGAAAAACTCGCGCGAGCAACCGAAGAATTTGATGATGAATATCATAAATCAAATCAAAGCGTTGCTGAGGCAGATTTAGTGATAGACGACCAACATACAGTAAAAAGTCGACTTGACCACATCATCACGTTAGATGGTTCGTTAGATGAAGTACTTAGGCTCATCGATAAAAACCAAGTAGAGGCCCGGGTAGGCATAAAGCGATTGCAAAAAACTATGCTGATGATAGATGAAAATGCGATTTCTGATTTACATTTGAAGAAGAAAAGTCAGGAAGGTTTATTGAAAAATAAAAAGGCCAGTGAGCTAAAAGGCCTTTGGAATATTGAGGGTCTAGAGCATGAAAATGCGGCATTGAATCAGATGGCGAGTAAACGCATTAACCCAGAGGCATTTAATCGCGCACTCAATGGCACCTTGGCCTTTGTGAGTATTTTTGAGGTAGTCAACGCATTTAAAGTGCTGACAGATAAAAACGCCAGTGGGTTGAGTACAACTTCGGCGGTGTTAGATTTGCTTGATGTCAGCCTAAACGTTGGCCTTAATATTTTGGAACGACGAGCAGGGTTACCCTCACCCAAGCAATGTTATGCTCTGCTCAGAAACAAGCCTGTACCACCAAGTGCGCTTTCAAAGCGGTTTTGGTGGATGTCTCAAATGACAGCGAAAGCGGTATTTGTTTTGTCAGCGAATGTTGCAACATTTTTGGCCGGCGCTGTCAGTACTTATGTGTCTTTTTATGAGATGAGTAAGGCAATGCGACGGGGAGATAATGCGCAGTTTATTGGTCATGGCCTGATGATGCTTGGCTTTGCTGGCATGACGACCTCTGCTGCACTGGGTATTGGGGTACTTACGATTAAAGCATTACAGACAGCGGCCATTGCTGCTTGTATATCTGGGTTGGCTATTTTTGGTTTGGTTCTTTTATTGATAGGCGCGGGGGTTGTGTGGGTATTTGCTGAAAAGCCCATTGAAGGGTGGTTAGAAGCATGTCATTGGGGGAATGGACGTACACGCTTTAAAGATGATGAAAGCAACGACTCTACTGCTAGGGCATCGCAATGGAAGGACAAACCTGAGTTGGCTTTATTAGATTTATACAGCGCCTTGTATGGACCCAAATTAGAGATAGCCAATGACCCAAGGATGCAATATGTGCGTTACAAATTTTACGCGCCAATGGTACACCCCATTAACGGCGCAAGGGTAAAGCTGATGTGGCGGCGAACGACAGGGCCTGATAAGGAGTTTAAAGTACTCACTTATCATCAATTGAGTAAGTTAATGTCAAAAATTACGCTATTTCCTGCGCGAAAAGGTTGGCATTTTGATGTGAGTTATCACCGCTTAAGGCAGGTTTTAGGGCTGCCTTATAACAGCAGTATTGAGCTCAAGGGAGAATACAAAGTATATCCGCAAGGGGAAGGCGCTAAATTGGTTAAGGGGACTGAAACAGAGTTTATGCTGCCGTCGTATGTAAAACGCCAAGCAGAGTCATTCTGGGAGTCTTTTTTTGGCGAGGGTGAATATGAGCAAACTCAAGGGGGGATGTACTTACAAGAGGTGTTTTTACGTCCATCAAATCCTCGTTAG
- a CDS encoding toxin VasX: MTSTAPTSVNEQGAYRELVFEGYASDSEQVSLMIKDYSEDQAKTGFYKIPLGFANTTQNNNNADVELVYIYPLCECTPDGAAERKLTNLRPGYLYIYVDGHLWRELEVTEHEEEDISYFKDVNLAYQKGPQAWRIDEHGQVGERVATGEQLKQVLVPNKLYGQPCRVEIAFSETQWCWRQIEAFGGMSENDPRLNYGPSVKPGTNDDAASERRRQRMQVLDKLGNYAQGYSNDEAPQHIPLPRMPKNGLHRPVLKDPIGVARYLAAEIVSERKNIQQLSMESIKGAPLTPDDFEDFAPEQKNISKHVLATTIQSQFFAFPNTTQQKVDLGMSVSEHEQDMAQNYKSWVRAGFSKYEFRRYLKTEQALTSARAINVQKSFGFDHITREDEPMSFYQAVKDYGYYEDVRRNFVYELISDVTAPYTDLTKTLIESFLVHDSDFTAAKQIDEEDMGQELMLKVLGTHPLDTENAANSLKLTALMYPKKTGTALSDYECARRESSDPFDTVFSVELQQQIQQDIDEGLMSGEQREFWRRASQMIWGVLAISFSVPTSYYAMGGAGADIKASAKNRNELEQQLKDQTQELEREINSLEQNIASKNKQISEQERVRAQVYAEMKKVAGADPKAVESQNEFLKQQIQARIEELEAHKRNHARAKSQLIKSRQGLKNLEAHFEYFTTMQFHTIEKPMSLYDRFQHLASVLTGDLLEEVDIDVNDYYNGKLPDGKLPLNFQDKAKRAQAQLEKLARATEEFDDEYHKSNQSVAEADLVIDDQHTVKSRLDHIITLDGSLDEVLRLIDKNQVEARVGIKRLQKTMLMIDENAISDLRTERDNQQETLDKRRESQFESKWNLEGLAHENEALNNMANKRISPEVFNRALNGTLAFVSIFEVINAFKVLTDKNASGLSKTSAVLDLFDIGVNVGLNIVERRAGLPSPKQCYALLRNKPVPPSALSKRFWWMSQMKAKAVFVLAGNVFTFLAGAVSTYVSFYEMSKAMRRGDNSQFIGHGLMMLGFAGMTTSAALGVGVLTIKALQTAAIAACISGLAIFGLVLLLIGAGVVWVFAEKPIEGWLEACHWGNGRTRFKDDESNDSTARASQWKDKPELALLDLYSALYGPKLEIANDPRMQYVRYKFYAPMVHPINGARVKLMWRRTTGPDKEFKVLTYHQLSKLMSKITLLPARKGWHFDVSYYRIRQVLGLPYNSSIELKGEYKVYPQGEGAKLVEGTETEFMLPSYVKRQAESFWESFFGEGEYEQTQGGMYLQEVFLRPSNPR; the protein is encoded by the coding sequence ATGACAAGTACAGCTCCCACTAGCGTCAATGAGCAAGGCGCTTATCGCGAATTGGTGTTTGAAGGCTATGCCAGTGACTCAGAGCAAGTCTCATTGATGATCAAAGATTACAGCGAAGATCAGGCTAAAACCGGTTTTTATAAAATTCCACTGGGCTTTGCCAACACCACACAAAACAATAACAACGCCGATGTTGAGTTGGTGTACATTTACCCCTTGTGTGAGTGCACCCCAGATGGCGCCGCTGAGCGCAAACTAACGAACTTAAGACCCGGATATTTATACATTTATGTGGACGGTCACTTATGGCGCGAGCTGGAAGTCACAGAGCACGAAGAAGAAGACATTTCTTATTTTAAAGATGTGAACCTCGCGTACCAAAAAGGCCCGCAAGCGTGGCGCATTGATGAGCACGGCCAAGTTGGTGAGCGCGTGGCAACGGGTGAGCAGCTCAAGCAAGTTTTGGTGCCCAATAAATTGTATGGTCAGCCATGCCGAGTAGAAATTGCATTCAGTGAAACTCAGTGGTGCTGGCGGCAAATTGAAGCCTTTGGCGGCATGAGCGAAAACGATCCGCGCTTAAACTATGGGCCAAGCGTAAAGCCGGGCACCAATGATGACGCCGCCAGCGAGCGCCGCAGACAACGTATGCAAGTGCTTGATAAATTGGGTAACTATGCACAAGGCTACAGCAATGATGAGGCGCCACAGCACATCCCGCTACCGCGTATGCCAAAAAATGGCCTGCACCGCCCGGTATTAAAAGACCCAATCGGCGTAGCCCGTTATCTTGCCGCTGAAATCGTCTCAGAGCGTAAAAACATCCAGCAATTGTCGATGGAGTCTATCAAAGGCGCGCCCCTCACCCCAGATGATTTTGAAGACTTTGCACCAGAGCAAAAAAACATTTCTAAACATGTGCTGGCGACCACCATTCAGTCGCAGTTTTTTGCGTTTCCCAATACCACCCAGCAAAAAGTGGACCTTGGCATGTCGGTCTCTGAGCATGAGCAAGACATGGCACAAAACTACAAAAGCTGGGTGCGCGCTGGTTTTTCAAAGTATGAGTTTAGACGCTACTTAAAAACCGAACAGGCACTGACCTCTGCCCGCGCCATCAATGTGCAAAAGTCATTTGGCTTTGACCATATCACCCGCGAAGACGAGCCAATGAGTTTTTATCAAGCGGTGAAGGACTATGGCTATTACGAAGATGTAAGACGTAACTTTGTGTATGAGCTGATAAGCGATGTCACCGCGCCTTACACTGATCTCACCAAAACCTTAATTGAAAGCTTTTTAGTACATGACTCAGATTTTACGGCTGCCAAGCAAATAGACGAAGAGGACATGGGCCAAGAGCTGATGTTAAAAGTACTAGGCACGCATCCCCTAGATACTGAAAACGCAGCCAACAGTTTAAAGCTGACCGCGCTGATGTATCCTAAAAAGACCGGCACTGCATTGAGCGATTATGAGTGCGCACGCAGAGAAAGCAGTGACCCATTTGATACGGTTTTTTCAGTTGAATTACAGCAACAAATTCAGCAAGACATAGACGAAGGCTTAATGTCTGGCGAGCAGCGCGAATTTTGGCGCCGTGCTTCGCAAATGATTTGGGGGGTGCTGGCGATTAGTTTTTCAGTTCCCACTAGTTACTATGCAATGGGAGGCGCTGGTGCGGATATAAAAGCCAGTGCTAAAAATCGCAATGAGTTAGAGCAGCAGCTAAAAGACCAAACGCAGGAGCTGGAGCGTGAAATAAACAGCTTGGAGCAAAATATTGCCAGTAAAAACAAGCAAATTAGCGAGCAAGAGCGGGTGAGAGCTCAAGTATATGCGGAGATGAAAAAAGTAGCAGGGGCTGACCCCAAAGCCGTCGAGTCTCAAAATGAGTTTTTAAAGCAGCAAATACAAGCTCGTATTGAAGAGCTTGAAGCCCATAAGCGCAATCATGCACGGGCGAAATCACAATTAATTAAATCTCGTCAAGGTCTTAAAAATCTAGAGGCGCATTTCGAGTACTTTACCACAATGCAGTTTCATACTATCGAAAAGCCCATGAGCTTATATGACAGGTTTCAGCATTTGGCCAGTGTGCTCACAGGAGATTTACTGGAAGAAGTTGATATTGACGTTAATGACTATTACAACGGAAAGTTACCAGACGGTAAGTTACCGCTTAATTTTCAAGACAAAGCAAAACGGGCACAAGCGCAGCTAGAAAAACTCGCGCGAGCAACCGAAGAATTTGATGATGAATATCATAAATCAAATCAAAGCGTTGCTGAGGCAGATTTAGTGATAGACGACCAACATACAGTAAAAAGCCGACTTGACCACATCATCACGTTAGATGGTTCGCTAGATGAAGTACTTAGGCTCATCGATAAAAACCAAGTAGAGGCCCGGGTAGGCATAAAGCGATTGCAAAAAACTATGCTGATGATAGATGAAAATGCGATTTCAGATTTGAGAACTGAACGAGACAATCAGCAAGAAACTTTAGATAAAAGAAGAGAAAGCCAATTTGAAAGCAAATGGAACCTAGAAGGCCTAGCTCACGAAAATGAAGCGTTAAATAATATGGCTAATAAGCGTATTAGCCCAGAGGTATTTAATCGCGCACTCAATGGCACCTTGGCCTTTGTGAGTATTTTTGAGGTGATCAATGCGTTTAAAGTGCTGACAGACAAAAACGCCAGTGGGTTGAGTAAAACTTCGGCGGTGTTAGATTTGTTTGATATTGGAGTTAATGTTGGCCTTAACATAGTCGAGAGAAGAGCAGGCCTCCCCTCACCCAAGCAATGTTATGCTCTGCTCAGAAATAAACCTGTGCCACCGAGTGCGCTTTCAAAGCGGTTTTGGTGGATGTCCCAAATGAAGGCCAAAGCTGTTTTCGTTTTAGCAGGCAATGTATTTACGTTTTTGGCCGGCGCAGTCAGTACCTATGTGTCTTTTTATGAGATGAGTAAGGCAATGCGACGGGGAGATAATTCGCAGTTTATTGGTCATGGCCTGATGATGCTTGGTTTTGCTGGCATGACGACCTCTGCTGCACTGGGTGTTGGGGTACTTACGATTAAAGCATTACAGACAGCGGCCATTGCTGCCTGTATATCTGGGTTGGCTATTTTTGGTTTGGTTCTTTTATTGATAGGCGCTGGGGTTGTGTGGGTATTTGCTGAAAAGCCCATTGAAGGGTGGTTAGAAGCATGTCATTGGGGGAATGGACGTACACGCTTTAAAGATGACGAAAGCAACGACTCTACTGCTAGAGCGTCGCAGTGGAAGGACAAACCTGAATTGGCTTTGTTAGATTTATACAGTGCTTTATATGGACCTAAATTAGAGATAGCCAATGACCCAAGGATGCAATATGTGCGCTACAAATTTTACGCGCCAATGGTACACCCCATTAACGGTGCAAGGGTAAAACTGATGTGGCGGCGAACGACAGGGCCTGATAAGGAATTTAAAGTACTCACTTATCATCAATTGAGTAAGTTAATGTCAAAAATTACGTTACTTCCAGCTCGGAAAGGTTGGCATTTTGATGTGAGTTATTACCGTATAAGGCAGGTTTTAGGGCTGCCTTATAACAGCAGTATTGAGCTCAAGGGAGAATACAAAGTATATCCGCAAGGGGAAGGCGCTAAATTGGTTGAGGGGACTGAAACAGAGTTTATGCTGCCGTCGTATGTCAAACGCCAAGCAGAATCATTCTGGGAGTCTTTTTTTGGCGAGGGTGAGTATGAACAAACTCAAGGGGGGATGTATTTACAAGAGGTATTTTTACGTCCTTCAAATCCTCGTTAG
- a CDS encoding toxin VasX — translation MTSTAPTSVNEQGAYRELVFEGYASDSEQVSLMIKDYSEDQAKTGFYKIPLGFANTTQNNNNADVELVYIYPLCECTPDGAAERKLTNLRPGYLYIYVDGHLWRELEVTEHEEEDISYFKDVNLAYQKGPQAWRIDEHGQVGERVATGEQLKQVLVPNKLYDQPCRVEIAFSETQWCWRQIEAFGGMSENDPRLNYGPSVKPGTNDDAASERRSQRMQVLDKLGNYAQGYSNDEAPQHIPLPRMPKNGLHRPVLKDPIGVARYLAAEIVSERKNIQQLSMESIKGASLTTDDFEDFAPEQKNISKHVLATTIQSQFFAFPNTTQQKVDLGMSVSEHEQDMAQNYKSWVRAGFSKYEFRRYLKTEQALTSARAINVQKSFGFDHITREDEPMSFYQAVKDYGYYEDVRRNFVYELISDVTAPYTDLTKTLIESFLVHDSDFTAAKQIDDEDMGQELMLKVLGTHPLDTENAANSLKLTALMYPKKTGTALSDYECARRESSDPFDTVFSVELQQQIQQDIDEGLMSGEQREFWRRASHVVWGVLAVSFSVPTSYYAAGGSGKDFKAHSADRNTQEERLRSQRSEIQKEIDNLHDSIALKQQEISARQAANAQVRQELQSGLFGEGKSILDSMDQILANRMEELEALHDNHSRARARLIRTKQNLKLLHQSGEYYQGRSFRDLLLREVPHTRYMHLAKVMTGDLLTEIDIDVNDYYSNKLPDGKVPLNFLDKAKRAQESLLKLERAAEGFDSAYESPQTDPLVKAKIDEFASIEARLDHILELDGSLDEVLKVMEKQQADIEAGQTRIKKTLVVMDLSVVESLKEKIRDNRKQINTEKLTKFETAWKLDGLSHDNEALGKMAQMNINPATLDVVLRNLLPVVAMLEVANFFSTLSDPNASTLAKVSAALDAVDIMGNIGLNMVERKIGLPSPKQCYAIIRSKAVPPSALTKRFWWSSQLKFKVYGSLTVNALTFVASAVSTYVAFSNMMSAYERGDDTQALSQGLMMTGAASMTLSSLFGILAKSSLVFQSAALVSLASGLAIAGVIILLIGAGIAWAFSEEPIEAWLEACHWGKSKTRFKNDDSHDATIRAAQWEENPELALHDLYNTLYRPNLSITSINVIGSVKFSFSVPLSYPENGAKLVFMYKKQGDDDFSILSRYQISQMVDTIELYPNRTGWEFVTAPILVQPISRIMLPQDSSLEFGLLVHREAVHNYKYLTIHL, via the coding sequence ATGACAAGTACAGCTCCCACTAGCGTCAATGAGCAAGGCGCTTATCGCGAATTGGTGTTTGAAGGCTATGCCAGTGACTCAGAGCAAGTCTCATTGATGATCAAAGATTACAGCGAAGATCAGGCAAAAACTGGTTTTTATAAAATTCCGCTGGGCTTTGCCAACACCACACAAAACAATAACAACGCCGATGTTGAGTTGGTGTACATTTACCCCTTGTGTGAGTGCACCCCAGATGGCGCCGCTGAGCGCAAACTAACGAACTTAAGACCCGGATATTTATACATTTATGTGGACGGTCACTTATGGCGCGAGCTTGAAGTCACAGAGCACGAAGAAGAAGACATTTCTTATTTTAAAGATGTGAACCTCGCGTACCAAAAAGGCCCGCAAGCGTGGCGCATTGATGAGCACGGCCAAGTTGGTGAGCGCGTGGCAACGGGTGAGCAGCTCAAGCAAGTTTTGGTGCCCAATAAATTGTATGATCAGCCATGCCGAGTAGAAATTGCATTCAGTGAAACTCAGTGGTGCTGGCGACAAATTGAAGCCTTTGGCGGCATGAGCGAAAACGATCCGCGCTTAAACTATGGGCCAAGCGTAAAACCGGGCACCAATGATGACGCCGCCAGCGAGCGCCGTAGCCAACGTATGCAAGTGCTTGATAAATTAGGTAACTATGCACAAGGCTACAGCAATGATGAGGCGCCACAGCACATCCCACTACCGCGTATGCCAAAAAATGGCTTGCACCGCCCGGTATTAAAAGACCCAATCGGCGTAGCCCGTTATCTTGCCGCTGAAATCGTCTCAGAGCGTAAAAACATCCAGCAATTATCGATGGAGTCTATCAAAGGCGCGTCCCTCACCACCGATGATTTTGAAGACTTTGCACCAGAGCAAAAAAACATTTCTAAACATGTGCTGGCGACCACCATTCAGTCGCAGTTTTTTGCGTTTCCCAATACCACCCAGCAAAAAGTAGACCTTGGCATGTCGGTCTCTGAGCATGAGCAAGACATGGCACAAAACTACAAAAGCTGGGTGCGCGCTGGTTTTTCAAAGTATGAGTTTAGACGCTACTTAAAAACCGAACAGGCACTGACCTCTGCCCGCGCCATCAATGTGCAAAAGTCATTTGGCTTTGACCATATCACCCGCGAAGACGAGCCAATGAGCTTTTACCAAGCGGTGAAGGACTATGGCTATTACGAAGATGTAAGACGAAACTTTGTGTATGAGCTGATAAGCGATGTCACCGCGCCTTACACTGATCTCACCAAAACCTTAATTGAAAGCTTTTTAGTACATGACTCAGATTTTACGGCTGCCAAGCAAATCGACGATGAGGACATGGGCCAAGAGCTGATGTTAAAAGTGCTGGGCACGCACCCCTTAGATACTGAAAACGCAGCCAACAGTTTAAAGCTGACCGCGCTGATGTACCCGAAAAAGACCGGCACTGCATTGAGCGATTATGAGTGCGCGCGCAGAGAAAGCAGTGACCCATTCGATACAGTTTTTTCAGTTGAATTACAGCAACAAATTCAGCAAGACATAGACGAAGGCTTAATGTCTGGCGAGCAACGCGAATTTTGGCGCCGTGCTTCGCATGTGGTATGGGGCGTATTGGCTGTGAGTTTTTCAGTGCCAACCAGTTATTATGCAGCAGGGGGGTCTGGCAAAGATTTTAAAGCACACAGTGCTGATAGAAATACACAAGAAGAGAGGTTGAGATCGCAACGTTCAGAGATTCAAAAAGAAATAGACAACCTACACGACAGTATTGCATTGAAGCAACAGGAGATCAGTGCTAGGCAAGCTGCAAATGCACAAGTGCGTCAAGAGTTACAGTCTGGGCTATTTGGAGAGGGTAAATCAATACTAGATAGTATGGATCAGATTTTAGCTAACAGAATGGAAGAGTTAGAAGCGCTTCATGATAACCATAGTCGGGCGCGTGCTAGGCTGATCCGCACCAAGCAAAATTTAAAGCTGTTACACCAAAGCGGTGAGTATTATCAAGGTAGGTCGTTTCGAGATCTTTTATTACGTGAAGTGCCACACACTCGCTATATGCATTTAGCTAAAGTGATGACAGGCGATTTGCTGACAGAAATAGATATTGATGTTAACGATTATTACTCTAACAAATTACCTGATGGCAAAGTACCGCTTAACTTTTTAGATAAAGCCAAACGCGCCCAAGAGAGCTTGCTAAAGCTTGAACGGGCTGCAGAAGGGTTTGATAGTGCCTATGAGAGCCCGCAAACAGATCCTTTAGTAAAAGCAAAAATAGACGAATTTGCTTCTATTGAAGCGCGATTAGACCACATCCTAGAGCTGGATGGCTCTTTGGATGAAGTGCTTAAAGTGATGGAAAAACAGCAAGCTGATATAGAAGCTGGGCAAACACGAATTAAGAAAACTTTAGTAGTTATGGATTTGTCAGTTGTAGAAAGCTTGAAAGAAAAAATAAGAGATAACAGGAAGCAAATTAACACGGAAAAACTCACAAAGTTTGAAACAGCATGGAAACTTGATGGGTTGTCTCATGATAATGAAGCATTGGGTAAAATGGCCCAAATGAACATTAACCCTGCAACATTAGATGTGGTATTGAGAAACCTGTTACCTGTTGTTGCCATGCTAGAAGTCGCAAATTTTTTTAGTACATTAAGTGACCCTAATGCATCGACATTAGCAAAAGTATCAGCAGCTCTGGATGCTGTGGACATTATGGGTAATATTGGTCTAAATATGGTGGAAAGAAAAATAGGCCTGCCCTCACCAAAGCAGTGCTATGCAATCATACGAAGTAAAGCAGTCCCTCCAAGTGCGTTAACAAAGCGTTTTTGGTGGTCATCCCAATTAAAATTTAAAGTATATGGCTCACTGACGGTAAACGCATTGACCTTTGTTGCCAGTGCGGTCAGCACTTATGTCGCTTTTAGTAACATGATGTCAGCATATGAACGCGGCGATGACACACAAGCACTTTCCCAAGGCTTAATGATGACTGGGGCGGCGAGTATGACCTTATCATCCCTCTTCGGCATATTGGCTAAATCGAGTTTGGTATTTCAGAGTGCAGCGCTTGTGTCATTGGCTTCGGGGCTTGCGATTGCGGGCGTGATTATATTATTGATCGGAGCGGGTATCGCATGGGCATTTTCGGAAGAGCCGATAGAGGCTTGGCTGGAGGCTTGCCACTGGGGCAAAAGCAAGACTCGCTTCAAAAATGATGACAGTCATGATGCGACGATCCGTGCAGCCCAATGGGAGGAAAACCCAGAGTTGGCATTGCATGATTTATACAACACGCTCTATCGCCCCAATTTATCGATTACCTCTATCAATGTGATTGGCTCTGTGAAGTTTTCATTCAGCGTGCCTCTTTCATATCCAGAAAATGGCGCAAAATTGGTATTTATGTACAAAAAGCAAGGTGATGACGACTTTAGTATTTTATCAAGGTACCAAATTAGTCAAATGGTCGATACGATTGAACTCTATCCCAATCGCACTGGTTGGGAGTTTGTAACTGCCCCAATTTTAGTACAGCCCATTAGTAGAATTATGCTGCCTCAAGATAGCTCATTGGAGTTTGGTCTCCTAGTGCATCGTGAGGCCGTTCATAATTATAAATATCTAACCATTCATCTGTAA